In Desulfuromonas acetoxidans DSM 684, a genomic segment contains:
- a CDS encoding OFA family MFS transporter, translating into MSEQNYNRWLILAAAVIMNLCIGTLYAWSVFAKPLGALFTWAPPALALAFTINHGLSPVSMIGGGFIQDKLGSKTTIVIGGLMFSAGLILTGFLSEGSSIGKLYLTYSTLAGIGGGVVYAGTMANTVKFFPDKRGLAAGICAAGYGCGAMLMAPIASVLIIKYGILGCFQILGSVFFVVIALALTVTKRAPANYIPDGWTPPVVTTTTPAGANSKWTQMISEGIWWVIMIMLYCGAMSGLMVVAHASPIGQLMFDLPPMKAAFFVSVITLANAFGRIGFGALSDKIGRSNTIMLMYIVSALSMLNLTFTTCVAGFVASGIGVGAVFGGFLCLIPPIIGERYGMKNFGVNYGVTFIGFSLAALTGPLLAAKIRVASGDYNQAFWIALGVNVVGLVFAFLYRTMDNKTQDKVR; encoded by the coding sequence TTCACCTGGGCTCCGCCGGCACTCGCCCTGGCTTTCACCATTAACCATGGTCTCAGCCCTGTCTCCATGATTGGTGGGGGCTTTATCCAAGATAAACTCGGCTCAAAAACAACCATCGTCATCGGTGGCCTCATGTTTAGTGCCGGACTTATTCTAACCGGCTTTCTCTCTGAAGGTTCGTCGATCGGCAAGCTCTACCTGACCTACAGTACCCTGGCGGGTATCGGCGGTGGCGTAGTTTATGCCGGTACTATGGCGAACACCGTTAAGTTCTTTCCCGACAAACGTGGACTCGCTGCCGGCATCTGTGCTGCGGGTTATGGCTGTGGCGCGATGCTCATGGCCCCTATTGCCAGCGTATTGATCATAAAATACGGCATCTTGGGCTGCTTTCAGATTCTCGGCTCAGTGTTCTTTGTTGTGATCGCGTTGGCTCTGACCGTAACCAAAAGGGCTCCGGCCAATTACATTCCCGATGGTTGGACGCCTCCGGTAGTAACAACGACGACACCCGCCGGCGCAAACTCCAAATGGACCCAAATGATCAGCGAAGGGATCTGGTGGGTAATCATGATCATGCTGTATTGCGGTGCCATGTCAGGACTGATGGTTGTTGCACATGCCTCCCCCATCGGCCAACTGATGTTTGATCTGCCGCCGATGAAAGCGGCATTCTTCGTCAGCGTAATCACCTTAGCAAATGCCTTTGGACGGATTGGATTCGGTGCTCTTTCCGATAAAATCGGCCGTTCCAATACCATCATGCTGATGTACATTGTATCAGCTCTGTCCATGCTCAACCTGACATTTACCACCTGTGTGGCTGGCTTTGTTGCCTCAGGTATTGGCGTCGGTGCCGTTTTTGGTGGCTTCCTGTGCCTGATCCCGCCCATTATCGGCGAGCGCTATGGCATGAAAAACTTTGGTGTCAACTACGGCGTCACCTTTATCGGCTTCAGTCTGGCCGCTTTAACTGGTCCGTTACTGGCAGCGAAAATTCGTGTCGCCAGTGGTGACTACAATCAGGCTTTCTGGATTGCCCTGGGCGTCAATGTGGTCGGTCTTGTTTTTGCATTCCTTTACAGAACAATGGACAACAAAACGCAGGACAAGGTTAGATAG
- a CDS encoding TetR/AcrR family transcriptional regulator — MLERIRNETLCLLNEKGMSFTVAELAKRLAVSKRYIYEQFSSKNELVTSILNEILNDLQRQVQEIANSQQLGTIDKLNALMTTAPKALGPLSSRSIADIKRLLPEQWGNFERFFDDRWEEIKKLIECGVQQKLFRPIDLSVLQQVYRGTINGLNEYQYLTRNNQTFHNAIVTMTDILLYGIIASDNQ; from the coding sequence ATGCTGGAACGAATTCGTAATGAAACCTTATGCCTGTTGAACGAAAAGGGGATGAGCTTTACCGTCGCCGAGTTGGCAAAACGACTCGCGGTCAGCAAACGCTACATCTACGAGCAATTCAGTTCTAAAAACGAACTGGTCACATCAATTCTCAATGAAATACTGAACGACTTGCAGCGTCAGGTTCAAGAGATCGCCAATTCGCAGCAGCTGGGAACAATTGACAAACTAAACGCCCTGATGACGACAGCACCAAAAGCGCTTGGACCTCTGAGTTCACGCAGTATTGCTGACATCAAACGCCTACTTCCCGAGCAATGGGGCAATTTTGAACGTTTTTTCGATGACAGGTGGGAAGAAATAAAAAAACTGATTGAGTGCGGTGTCCAACAAAAACTTTTCCGACCAATCGACTTGAGTGTTCTGCAGCAGGTCTACCGGGGAACAATTAACGGACTCAATGAGTATCAATACCTAACCCGTAACAATCAAACCTTTCACAATGCGATTGTTACAATGACGGACATTTTGCTCTACGGTATCATTGCATCAGACAATCAATAG
- a CDS encoding MFS transporter, translating to MEKVINVNEAFDDLPFSFYQVWVCLLCFSVVFFDGFDLTVIGVTIPKIAAHLGASPAEMGLAISAGQLGPMIGAVLIGMLADRYGRKKTMFVCALVFGFFTFMISHISSVEELALYRFLAGLGMGGAIPNALAFGSEFAPSRARASLSLYMWAGMPTGAMIAAFSAAYLLPHYGWQSVYYLGGLLPVFIAFLVLLFVPESLHHLVRTGSKNALSKAHSILSRVDKNLPSIDNVKLTAPTASKKQGGPIKSLFSGDLKITTLLIWALFYLSFYLLWILFSWVPTLLKQSGATVQQYSLGFAFIHLGSVIACFCIGRCMSKFNKLNVVKYLFVGAFIAMLAFGYFSSSSFYIVIVVSIFTGMLVNGGNSSLMGLASAVYPSEVRATGIGWAYGIGKIGSLIAPVIGGLYLSRNWSVFKICAINGSSALIIAIIVIILQRHMRASVSGEV from the coding sequence ATGGAAAAAGTAATCAACGTCAATGAAGCATTTGATGATCTGCCCTTTTCTTTTTATCAGGTCTGGGTCTGCCTCCTATGCTTTTCGGTCGTCTTTTTTGACGGTTTCGACCTGACCGTCATCGGTGTCACAATCCCTAAAATCGCCGCCCACCTGGGTGCCAGTCCAGCAGAAATGGGCCTGGCCATCAGTGCAGGGCAACTGGGCCCTATGATCGGCGCAGTACTGATCGGCATGTTGGCTGACCGCTACGGCCGCAAAAAAACCATGTTCGTCTGTGCGCTGGTATTCGGCTTTTTCACCTTTATGATCTCCCACATCTCAAGTGTTGAAGAACTGGCACTCTATCGTTTTCTGGCCGGTCTGGGAATGGGGGGAGCCATCCCTAACGCTCTTGCTTTTGGCAGTGAGTTTGCCCCCTCCAGAGCACGTGCATCACTGTCTCTTTATATGTGGGCTGGCATGCCGACCGGTGCGATGATTGCGGCCTTCTCGGCGGCCTACCTGTTACCCCATTACGGTTGGCAGTCAGTTTATTACCTCGGCGGCCTCCTCCCTGTCTTCATTGCCTTTTTGGTGCTGCTGTTTGTGCCTGAATCGCTTCACCACCTGGTTCGCACCGGTTCCAAGAATGCCTTAAGTAAAGCCCACAGCATCTTAAGCCGCGTCGATAAAAATCTGCCGAGTATCGACAACGTAAAATTGACCGCCCCAACTGCATCAAAAAAACAAGGTGGCCCCATCAAAAGTCTATTTTCTGGCGACCTCAAGATTACCACTCTGCTGATATGGGCCCTGTTCTACCTGAGTTTTTATCTGCTTTGGATTTTGTTCTCCTGGGTTCCAACCCTGCTCAAACAGAGCGGTGCAACCGTTCAACAATACAGCTTAGGTTTTGCTTTTATTCATCTCGGCTCGGTCATCGCCTGCTTCTGTATCGGCCGCTGCATGAGCAAATTCAACAAACTCAATGTTGTTAAATATTTGTTTGTCGGTGCCTTTATCGCCATGCTTGCTTTTGGATATTTTTCGTCAAGCAGCTTCTATATCGTCATCGTCGTATCGATTTTTACCGGCATGCTGGTAAACGGTGGCAACTCGTCTCTGATGGGCTTGGCTTCTGCGGTCTATCCATCTGAAGTGCGCGCAACCGGAATCGGTTGGGCGTACGGAATCGGCAAAATCGGTTCCCTTATAGCTCCGGTCATCGGTGGGCTTTATCTGTCTCGGAACTGGAGTGTTTTCAAAATTTGTGCAATCAACGGCTCGAGCGCCCTGATCATTGCTATCATCGTTATTATTCTACAGCGACACATGCGAGCATCAGTAAGCGGCGAAGTCTAA